The Brachyspira aalborgi genome has a segment encoding these proteins:
- the purB gene encoding adenylosuccinate lyase encodes MIKRYTRKEMGELWSLQNEFQTMLNVEIAACEAMAELGEIPKEALKNIKEKSSFTVERIAEIEKETNHDIIAFVTAVQENVGEGGQYIHKGLTSSDVKDTALALMMKKSAEIILEDLKKLSEVLLKKAKEHKYTLCIGRTHGIHAEPMTLGLKFILWFDETERNIKRIERAKETISVGKLSGAVGTYSNINPKIEELVCKKLGLKADKISTQIIQRDRHAEYLTSLSIVASSLEKFATEIRNLQRTDLREVEEYFSEKQKGSSAMPHKRNPITCERISGLARLVRANALASLENITLWHERDISHSSVERVILPDSTITVDYCLNKFTEIVDKLLIYPQNMKNNLEKTGGLIFSQRILISLVSKGISRNDAYLWVQRNAMKRWLNNEDFKDNIHKDEDIKKYLSDKEINDCFDYEYYLRNIDLIMKRFGI; translated from the coding sequence ATGATTAAAAGATATACAAGAAAAGAAATGGGCGAACTTTGGAGTTTGCAAAACGAATTTCAAACAATGCTTAATGTCGAAATAGCGGCTTGCGAGGCGATGGCAGAATTAGGCGAAATTCCAAAAGAGGCTTTGAAAAACATAAAAGAAAAATCTTCGTTTACCGTTGAAAGAATAGCCGAAATAGAAAAAGAAACGAACCATGATATAATCGCTTTTGTCACGGCGGTTCAGGAAAATGTCGGAGAAGGCGGACAGTATATACATAAAGGACTTACTTCAAGCGATGTGAAAGATACGGCGCTTGCTCTTATGATGAAAAAATCCGCAGAAATAATTTTAGAAGATTTGAAAAAACTTTCGGAAGTTTTATTAAAAAAAGCTAAAGAACATAAATATACTTTATGCATCGGAAGAACTCATGGAATTCATGCAGAACCTATGACTTTGGGATTAAAATTTATTTTATGGTTTGACGAAACCGAAAGAAATATTAAAAGAATAGAAAGAGCAAAAGAAACTATATCGGTTGGAAAATTATCGGGAGCTGTCGGAACTTATAGCAATATAAATCCTAAAATCGAAGAATTGGTTTGCAAAAAATTAGGACTTAAAGCGGATAAAATTTCAACTCAAATAATTCAAAGAGATAGACACGCGGAATATTTAACAAGTTTGTCAATAGTGGCAAGTTCTTTAGAAAAATTTGCAACCGAAATTAGAAATTTGCAGAGAACCGATTTAAGAGAAGTCGAAGAATATTTTAGCGAAAAACAAAAAGGCTCTTCGGCAATGCCTCATAAAAGAAACCCGATTACTTGCGAAAGAATTTCAGGTTTGGCAAGACTCGTTCGCGCAAACGCTCTCGCTTCTTTAGAAAATATCACTCTTTGGCATGAAAGAGATATAAGTCATTCTTCGGTCGAGAGAGTAATTCTTCCCGATTCTACGATTACAGTCGATTATTGTTTAAATAAATTTACGGAAATAGTCGATAAACTTTTAATTTATCCGCAAAACATGAAAAATAATTTGGAAAAAACAGGCGGTTTAATTTTCAGTCAGAGAATTTTAATTAGCCTTGTAAGTAAAGGAATTTCAAGAAATGACGCATATTTATGGGTTCAAAGAAACGCGATGAAACGCTGGCTTAACAATGAAGATTTTAAAGATAATATTCATAAAGACGAAGATATAAAAAAATATTTGTCGGATAAAGAGATTAACGATTGTTTTGATTATGAATATTATTTAAGAAATATAGATTTAATAATGAAACGATTTGGAATATAA
- a CDS encoding ATP-binding protein, which translates to MQKELDKIKLGFSSVVIFRNILKTKVIKKLLKFLNCETKENIDNIKQIDLYCEFLSELFKSDNNLADFILSQIFLDDNIYISKYILKQEINNNLKKTFKNELNFFKYISSFDFSSIFNKEYSKNIAELEIKEIDFYKIYFEHIKNIDKKGYGIFYNNNMFVLDDKKNIIAVKNKDNQDIKKLYGYEIERNKVLSNTKILIESKKANNILLYGDAGTGKSSTVKAVANFFKDEGLRLIEIKKNQLHFITDIIEKLSCSPLKFIIFIDDLTFSSNDDTFSYLKAILEGGVNSFPNNIAVYVTSNYRHLIKENFTDRTGDDIHIEDTIQQIMSLTNRFGMIITFQRPGKDLFKEIVLSYAKENNMKMDKEELINQAEAYAIRSAGRSPRVAKQFIELLKQ; encoded by the coding sequence ATGCAAAAAGAATTAGACAAAATAAAATTAGGATTTTCAAGCGTTGTAATATTTAGAAATATTTTAAAAACTAAAGTTATAAAAAAATTATTAAAATTTTTAAATTGTGAAACTAAAGAAAATATTGATAATATAAAACAAATTGATTTATATTGCGAATTTTTATCGGAGTTATTTAAAAGCGATAATAATTTAGCAGATTTTATTTTATCTCAAATATTTTTAGACGATAATATTTATATAAGCAAATACATTTTAAAACAAGAAATAAATAATAATCTTAAAAAAACTTTTAAAAACGAATTAAACTTTTTTAAATATATTTCTTCTTTTGATTTTTCTTCGATTTTCAATAAAGAATATTCAAAAAATATAGCAGAACTTGAAATTAAAGAAATTGATTTTTATAAAATATATTTTGAGCATATAAAAAATATAGACAAAAAAGGATATGGAATATTTTATAATAACAATATGTTTGTATTAGACGATAAAAAAAATATTATCGCTGTAAAAAATAAAGATAATCAAGATATAAAAAAATTATACGGATACGAAATTGAAAGAAATAAAGTTTTATCAAATACAAAAATATTAATCGAAAGCAAAAAGGCGAATAATATTCTTCTTTACGGAGATGCGGGAACGGGAAAAAGCAGCACGGTAAAAGCGGTTGCAAATTTTTTCAAAGACGAAGGATTAAGACTTATAGAAATTAAAAAAAATCAACTTCATTTTATAACCGACATAATAGAAAAATTAAGTTGTAGCCCTTTGAAGTTTATAATATTTATTGACGATTTAACTTTTTCTTCAAATGACGACACTTTTTCTTACTTGAAAGCAATTTTGGAAGGCGGAGTAAATTCTTTTCCAAATAATATAGCGGTTTATGTTACGAGCAATTATAGACATTTGATAAAAGAAAATTTTACAGACAGAACGGGAGACGATATTCATATAGAAGATACGATTCAACAAATAATGAGTTTAACAAATAGATTTGGGATGATAATAACATTTCAAAGACCAGGAAAAGATTTATTTAAAGAAATAGTTTTATCTTACGCGAAAGAAAATAATATGAAAATGGATAAAGAGGAATTAATAAATCAAGCAGAAGCCTATGCGATTAGAAGCGCGGGAAGAAGTCCGAGAGTTGCAAAGCAGTTTATAGAATTACTTAAACAATAA
- a CDS encoding motility associated factor glycosyltransferase family protein, which translates to MSGNDIRIKNLDAIKKNIKAYPIDFLNLLKNKNDNLDISLELIETKSKKYSAKVFKNGKSIFLHSAYNPEKEANALINEIKKETEKDLDLVFIFGIGAGYLINAFKKLNINIAVIEPSIKFFNLLIDNFKLDKILEDNITFFIGGDDIEDIEKFISLTNTKKVKFFITRSYATLFNEEALFYQSKVLSIVDKKIININTISRFDKLWAYNIASNVAKISTHYGVNKFFDKYKNIPAIIVSAGPSLEKNIRKLKEMKNKALIIAVDTAIKPLFSHNISPHFIITIDPQKKNSKYFRNVNFKESVLIAESSVDKEAIDSFNGAIYFINSIFPLAKYFMEELGDRGNITTGGSVSTAAYDFAIRIGANPIIMVGLDLSFPNYQTHIKGSYHEENFFTEIYKLDSYDSRIYKVLIAGNLREEKNIYNEKVWTDSRFDMYKNWYEEQCEKNNKIKFYNATEGGIIINGMENIKLEELIKKFNDIEINIDKDNKNIERKNEILNNIKNGLIKIDGEISKIKPYVLNALELCEKINSELKRHRKVDKLLENLNEFDIKILNISKVNEFLGITMQKTIKAITEGFIFEDEKYDKSIVNSYKLYEAMKESIDFNRYIIKRALIKIYKELK; encoded by the coding sequence GTGAGCGGTAACGATATTAGAATAAAAAATTTAGACGCTATAAAAAAAAATATAAAAGCTTATCCGATTGATTTTTTGAATTTATTAAAAAACAAAAACGATAATTTAGATATTTCATTAGAATTAATCGAAACAAAATCTAAAAAATATTCCGCTAAAGTTTTTAAAAATGGAAAATCTATTTTTCTTCATAGCGCTTATAACCCCGAAAAAGAAGCGAACGCTTTAATAAATGAAATAAAAAAAGAAACTGAAAAAGATTTAGATTTAGTATTTATATTCGGAATCGGAGCTGGCTATTTGATTAACGCATTTAAAAAATTAAATATTAATATAGCCGTTATAGAACCTTCGATAAAATTTTTTAATTTGCTTATTGATAATTTTAAGTTAGATAAAATACTTGAAGATAATATAACTTTTTTTATAGGCGGAGACGATATAGAAGATATAGAAAAATTTATTTCGCTTACTAATACTAAAAAAGTAAAATTCTTTATAACTCGTTCTTATGCGACTTTATTTAACGAAGAAGCTTTATTTTATCAATCAAAAGTTTTGTCTATAGTCGATAAAAAAATTATTAATATAAATACAATTTCAAGATTCGATAAATTATGGGCTTATAATATCGCTTCAAATGTGGCAAAAATTTCAACTCATTATGGAGTTAATAAATTTTTTGATAAATATAAAAATATTCCCGCTATTATAGTTTCGGCTGGACCTTCTTTAGAAAAAAATATAAGAAAATTAAAAGAGATGAAAAATAAAGCTTTAATTATAGCTGTTGACACTGCAATAAAACCTTTATTTTCTCATAATATATCGCCGCATTTCATTATAACGATTGACCCGCAAAAGAAAAATTCAAAATATTTTAGAAATGTTAATTTTAAAGAATCGGTTTTAATAGCAGAATCTTCGGTTGATAAAGAAGCGATTGATTCTTTTAACGGAGCGATTTATTTTATTAATTCAATATTTCCTTTGGCAAAATATTTTATGGAAGAGTTGGGAGACAGAGGAAATATTACAACGGGAGGAAGCGTTTCTACAGCCGCTTATGATTTCGCAATAAGAATAGGCGCAAATCCAATTATAATGGTTGGACTCGATTTATCTTTTCCAAATTATCAAACGCATATAAAGGGAAGTTATCATGAAGAAAATTTTTTTACCGAAATATATAAACTCGATTCTTATGACAGCAGAATATATAAAGTTTTAATAGCGGGAAATTTGAGAGAAGAAAAAAATATATATAATGAAAAAGTTTGGACGGATTCAAGATTCGATATGTATAAAAATTGGTATGAAGAGCAATGCGAAAAAAATAATAAAATTAAATTCTATAACGCAACGGAAGGCGGAATTATAATAAACGGAATGGAAAATATAAAATTGGAAGAGCTTATAAAAAAATTTAACGACATTGAAATAAATATTGATAAAGACAATAAAAATATTGAAAGAAAAAACGAAATATTAAATAATATAAAAAACGGTTTAATAAAAATTGATGGCGAAATATCTAAAATTAAACCTTATGTTTTAAATGCTTTAGAATTATGCGAAAAAATAAATTCTGAATTAAAAAGACATAGAAAAGTCGATAAACTTTTAGAAAATTTAAACGAGTTCGATATAAAGATTTTGAATATAAGCAAAGTTAATGAATTTTTGGGAATAACGATGCAAAAAACTATTAAAGCGATAACGGAAGGATTTATTTTTGAAGATGAAAAATACGACAAATCAATCGTTAATTCTTACAAACTTTACGAAGCTATGAAAGAAAGTATTGATTTTAATCGTTATATAATAAAAAGAGCTTTAATAAAAATATATAAAGAATTGAAATAA
- a CDS encoding HI0074 family nucleotidyltransferase substrate-binding subunit, which yields MLELEALENSISALDNSIEVYKKISDNNNDFSEHLANDKKLIDTLRSGVIQNFEVAFEQSWKFIVRWLNENVSYGIAQGITKKELFRLAAEHLLIDNVSKWIEFKNYRNSTSHIYSELTAENVFKSALEFPSYVKYLLKRLKEHNQ from the coding sequence ATGCTTGAACTTGAGGCTTTAGAAAATTCTATTTCTGCTTTAGATAATTCCATAGAAGTTTACAAAAAAATATCTGATAATAATAACGATTTTAGCGAACATTTAGCAAACGATAAAAAATTAATCGATACTTTGCGTTCTGGAGTTATTCAAAATTTTGAAGTTGCTTTTGAACAAAGTTGGAAATTTATTGTTAGATGGCTCAATGAAAATGTAAGTTATGGCATAGCTCAAGGAATTACAAAAAAAGAATTATTTAGACTTGCAGCCGAACATTTGCTTATAGATAATGTTTCAAAATGGATAGAGTTTAAAAATTATAGAAATAGCACTTCTCATATTTATTCTGAATTAACAGCGGAAAATGTTTTTAAGTCGGCTTTGGAATTTCCTTCTTATGTAAAATATTTGCTTAAAAGATTAAAGGAGCATAATCAATGA
- a CDS encoding nucleotidyltransferase domain-containing protein — translation MISVSAEEYDIIINILKTYIKKGKVYAFGSRFKHNNRKFSDFDIAIDIGEKLSFEFLNILKDAFEESDLPYRVDIIDYNNISDKFKNIVDNENEIIYNGEIYQY, via the coding sequence ATGATTTCAGTATCTGCAGAAGAATACGATATTATAATAAATATTTTAAAGACTTATATTAAGAAAGGAAAAGTTTACGCTTTCGGCTCTCGATTCAAACATAATAATAGAAAATTTTCCGACTTTGATATAGCCATAGATATTGGCGAAAAATTATCTTTTGAATTTTTAAATATTTTAAAAGACGCTTTTGAAGAAAGCGATTTGCCTTATAGAGTGGATATTATAGATTATAATAATATAAGCGATAAGTTTAAAAATATCGTAGACAATGAAAATGAAATTATTTATAACGGCGAAATTTATCAATATTAA
- the galE gene encoding UDP-glucose 4-epimerase GalE yields MAVLICGGAGYIGSHVFNELLNQNIEAVIIDSLEYGHKEAIKECKNFYKGNIGDSDLLNDIFKNHDIDSVMHLCAYIEVGESVQNPAKYYLNNLCNSINLINSMLKAKVKNFIFSSTAAVYGEPESIPLKEDCRKEPTNPYGDSKLALEKILSWYSKAYNFNFVALRYFNASGAHPDGHIGEDHNPESHLIPLILQVPLGKRESIKIFGDDYPTPDGTCLRDYIHVCDLALAHIDAMNYLKKGGKSLSCNLGNGNGFSVKEVIEIARKITGHSIPAEVCPRRAGDSSELIASSERAKEILGWTPKITSLETIVETAWNWHKNHPNGYNDK; encoded by the coding sequence ATGGCAGTTTTAATTTGCGGAGGAGCGGGTTATATAGGCTCGCATGTTTTTAACGAACTTTTAAATCAAAATATTGAAGCGGTTATAATAGATTCGCTTGAATACGGGCATAAAGAAGCTATAAAAGAATGCAAGAATTTTTATAAAGGAAATATTGGCGATTCTGATTTATTGAACGATATTTTTAAAAATCATGATATAGATTCCGTTATGCATCTATGCGCGTATATTGAGGTTGGCGAAAGCGTTCAAAATCCCGCGAAATATTATTTAAATAATCTTTGTAATTCGATTAATTTAATAAACTCTATGCTTAAAGCTAAAGTTAAGAATTTTATTTTCTCTTCAACCGCCGCCGTTTATGGCGAACCTGAAAGCATTCCTTTAAAAGAAGATTGCCGAAAAGAACCTACAAATCCTTATGGAGATAGCAAACTTGCTTTAGAAAAAATTTTATCCTGGTATTCAAAGGCTTACAATTTTAATTTTGTAGCTTTGAGATATTTTAACGCTTCGGGCGCTCATCCAGACGGACATATAGGCGAAGACCATAATCCAGAATCTCATTTAATTCCTTTAATACTTCAAGTGCCTTTGGGGAAAAGAGAATCAATAAAAATATTTGGAGACGATTATCCTACTCCAGATGGAACTTGTTTGAGAGATTATATACATGTATGCGATTTGGCTTTAGCTCATATAGACGCTATGAATTATCTTAAAAAAGGTGGAAAAAGCTTATCTTGTAATTTGGGAAACGGAAACGGATTTAGCGTAAAGGAAGTTATAGAGATTGCAAGAAAGATTACGGGACATTCTATACCTGCGGAAGTTTGCCCAAGAAGAGCGGGAGATTCTTCAGAGCTTATAGCGAGCAGCGAAAGAGCTAAAGAAATATTAGGATGGACGCCAAAAATAACTTCTTTAGAGACTATAGTAGAAACGGCTTGGAATTGGCATAAGAATCATCCAAACGGTTATAACGATAAATAA
- a CDS encoding restriction endonuclease subunit S: protein MNKLPAGWEIKKLKDVCTIQDGIHKTPKYTSKGIKFVSVENINDLYNNNKFISEEDYNKMYKIKAKKNDIFMTRIGDIGTPAILNKDEKLAYYVTLCLFTNIDEEVFNKYLYYAIQSNYFKKELYYRTLHVAFPKKINLGDIGDCKFILPPLDEQKRIASALSKIDAYLENTIKLIEEKERFKRGIAKKLLTCKEGENIPEARFKGFEDEWEETQILEFVNNNIIKIEKGKSITKSKIEEGDIPVIAGGKTPPYYHNKYDYNFPCITISASGSAGYVWFHDYKIWASDCHVIYTDNKRYNIKFLYHYLKNIQDLIYYLQVGGVQKHVYAKDLIKLNIPNITIEEQEKIGGYLSLLDEEIDNLKKQKELIKEMKRGAMQKLLSGEVRLLE from the coding sequence ATGAATAAATTACCTGCAGGTTGGGAAATAAAAAAATTAAAAGATGTATGCACAATTCAAGACGGAATACATAAAACGCCAAAATATACAAGTAAAGGTATAAAGTTTGTAAGCGTAGAAAATATTAATGATTTATATAATAATAATAAATTTATATCTGAAGAAGATTATAATAAAATGTATAAAATAAAAGCAAAGAAAAACGATATATTTATGACTAGAATAGGAGATATAGGGACGCCTGCCATTTTAAATAAAGATGAAAAATTAGCTTATTATGTTACATTATGCTTATTTACAAACATAGACGAAGAAGTTTTTAATAAATATTTATATTATGCTATACAATCGAATTACTTTAAAAAGGAGTTATATTATAGAACTTTACATGTAGCATTTCCTAAAAAAATAAATTTAGGCGATATAGGAGATTGTAAATTTATATTGCCTCCATTAGACGAGCAAAAACGCATTGCATCCGCACTTTCAAAAATTGACGCATATTTAGAAAATACAATTAAATTGATAGAAGAAAAAGAAAGATTTAAAAGAGGGATTGCTAAAAAATTATTGACTTGTAAAGAAGGCGAAAATATTCCCGAAGCGAGATTTAAAGGTTTTGAGGATGAATGGGAAGAAACTCAAATATTAGAATTTGTAAATAATAATATTATAAAAATAGAAAAAGGCAAATCGATTACTAAAAGTAAAATTGAAGAAGGCGATATTCCCGTTATTGCTGGAGGTAAAACGCCTCCGTATTACCATAATAAATATGATTATAATTTCCCTTGTATAACTATTAGCGCTTCTGGTTCTGCTGGCTATGTTTGGTTTCATGATTATAAAATATGGGCTTCCGATTGTCATGTTATATATACAGACAATAAAAGATATAATATAAAATTTTTATATCATTATTTAAAAAATATACAAGATTTAATATATTATTTACAAGTTGGCGGAGTTCAAAAACATGTTTATGCTAAAGATTTAATTAAATTAAATATACCGAATATAACTATTGAAGAGCAAGAAAAGATAGGCGGATATTTAAGTTTGCTTGATGAAGAAATTGATAATTTGAAAAAGCAAAAAGAATTGATTAAGGAAATGAAGAGAGGAGCTATGCAAAAATTATTGTCTGGCGAGGTTAGGTTGTTGGAGTAA
- a CDS encoding polyprenyl synthetase family protein, translated as MNLKEYIDIRLKEINKNIDEIFEKSDIDIENFFIEALKYPLEAGGKRLRPILACLSCELFEGDYKKTIIPAISLELIHTYSLVHDDLPSMDNDNLRRGKPTAHVKFGEANAILIGDGLLTHAFQILSKSEVSNETLRSLLFEISFAAGYQGMVMGQFIDLYFEEKNIDFETLKILHAKKTGAMIRGAARVGAISSEKKNIDIENITKYGEAIGLAFQIWDDILDVISDNETLGKTAGKDAKEGKLTYVKQFGIEGAKEKAKETINNAIEYLSVYKDNEAKLLLIELAKYIIERKS; from the coding sequence ATGAACTTAAAAGAATATATAGATATAAGATTAAAAGAAATTAATAAAAATATAGACGAAATTTTTGAGAAAAGCGATATTGATATAGAAAATTTTTTTATAGAAGCGCTTAAATACCCTCTTGAAGCTGGAGGCAAAAGATTAAGACCGATTCTTGCTTGTCTCTCTTGCGAATTATTTGAAGGAGATTATAAAAAGACAATAATTCCCGCAATATCTCTTGAATTAATTCATACATATTCTTTGGTGCATGACGATTTGCCTTCTATGGATAACGATAATTTGAGAAGAGGAAAACCAACCGCTCATGTAAAATTTGGAGAGGCGAACGCAATACTTATTGGAGATGGTTTATTAACTCATGCATTTCAAATACTTTCAAAATCCGAAGTGTCAAACGAAACTTTAAGAAGTTTACTTTTTGAAATAAGTTTTGCCGCTGGTTATCAAGGAATGGTTATGGGACAATTTATCGATTTATATTTTGAAGAAAAAAATATTGATTTTGAAACGCTTAAAATTCTTCATGCAAAAAAAACAGGCGCTATGATTAGAGGAGCTGCGAGAGTCGGCGCTATTTCTTCAGAGAAAAAAAATATTGATATTGAAAATATAACGAAATATGGAGAAGCCATTGGGCTTGCATTTCAAATTTGGGACGATATTTTGGATGTTATTTCAGACAATGAAACATTAGGAAAAACTGCAGGAAAAGACGCTAAAGAAGGAAAATTAACTTATGTCAAACAATTTGGAATCGAAGGAGCTAAAGAAAAAGCTAAAGAAACTATAAATAATGCAATAGAATATTTAAGCGTATATAAAGATAATGAAGCCAAATTATTATTAATCGAACTTGCAAAATATATAATTGAGAGAAAGTCGTGA